A portion of the Chromobacterium sp. IIBBL 290-4 genome contains these proteins:
- a CDS encoding DUF1484 family protein, which yields MPHSTHQTPPAPRRGPFTASRGGKAARAASLTALKLALAQLQSRLGPARHADLRLPLAQLAHQCADIEHALAQQQRALAVSCASLQSLLDLLRLADSTPLSSRQLFSLLYPLHQHFAQCQRQLEALR from the coding sequence ATGCCTCATTCCACCCACCAGACGCCCCCGGCGCCGCGCCGTGGCCCGTTTACTGCTTCTCGCGGCGGTAAAGCCGCCCGCGCCGCATCGTTAACCGCCTTGAAGCTGGCCCTTGCCCAGCTGCAAAGCCGGCTAGGCCCCGCCCGCCATGCCGATTTGCGGCTGCCGCTAGCGCAGCTGGCCCACCAGTGCGCGGACATTGAGCACGCTCTTGCCCAGCAACAGCGCGCCTTGGCCGTCAGTTGCGCCAGTTTGCAATCGCTGCTGGACCTGCTGCGGCTGGCGGACAGCACACCCTTGTCGTCCCGCCAGCTGTTTAGCCTGCTTTACCCGCTGCACCAGCATTTTGCGCAGTGCCAGCGCCAGCTGGAGGCGCTGCGGTAA
- a CDS encoding carbohydrate-binding protein: MHHSSKRFTRAVSALVLLLIAHAATAQDCPNWQPNTLYQQGAQVLYLSRSFTALRNHQAPAGANWNPVDAPSLWRHGGQCANAAPQPCGASWQEGRIYLAGEIATYQNLQYTALTNHLARSGANWNPAQAPSLWKKGGICQPVVLTLEELASPASLYSVHLQDGDTPQKVEQVSGPALQSLTLLGNKVNVITGMDTGSQEQIQLMIQGRKQRYLAKFSQLTLAGANHGAMQEPDETGKLGGISDLTLKSSETTLGTILSDQAGPQTIAFYSPSNRRLHSLQATLDNGSNAFNLKDQITLQSNGQITLHTDKIRSQLQPLQRHELYLFGYDSQGDSFNLSFYFYYANNRIHGQLKQNNAQIAAELKGAVVALRGFGNRLSWVSQLSSDGKFDFGTVPIDNYLVELIDPNERHAANAMFLVTTPGKTIFVPLELTQPGSAMKSMIIPLGLDSSTYKRPQRHKHTQAKPSQPQHRAEEIGSVNVIGGQQNVTMQQEREVFIPTGINRINILTKIDTKEYPGYSTDPNNKFNDSWSYWWTCAGQQKNQAGQVNNTHSHTGELTYSHGITLDPKRTSPIQCRIGASTVNIGDSSLPTSVDIQILGAVFSIEKFEYKNGLWLDDSNGGNKNYNISLPTKMGQPFGVNRPWEMDITFSPINVDIRKVALYLSYQNKQSLLTENAPFSLLRPGLIRVKYAITDPLLLNPAPGLAQLQATLFTEKDGVTQSSQLQPMTFPLTKKDTFQPLFEIRNVSNMPENRRYGSRDDATGGDGWLRNDMLAILNSTTLPLLGDISGQHAWQNAAGRSMGVHSTHKGGYDADLRYWDENGRWDSPMRGDNDGAEIIRVVNAARAEVKSGSSTQPNLNRLINWIRANRAALSALESQLAMRLRKIYIGDKAWFNKPLIEGRFPDGVNIPLPGINPPNNLLGPWVNKSAKIVPMVNHNHHFHIRLVP; the protein is encoded by the coding sequence ATGCACCATTCAAGCAAGCGTTTCACGCGAGCGGTTTCAGCATTGGTTTTATTGCTTATTGCCCATGCAGCCACCGCGCAAGACTGCCCCAACTGGCAGCCCAATACCCTTTATCAGCAAGGAGCGCAGGTTCTGTATCTGTCGCGCAGCTTTACCGCCTTGCGCAACCACCAAGCGCCGGCCGGCGCAAATTGGAACCCTGTCGACGCGCCTTCTCTGTGGCGCCATGGCGGACAATGCGCCAATGCAGCGCCCCAGCCTTGCGGCGCAAGCTGGCAAGAAGGGCGGATCTATCTGGCAGGTGAAATCGCTACATATCAAAACCTTCAATACACCGCGCTAACCAATCATTTAGCGCGTAGTGGAGCCAACTGGAACCCGGCGCAAGCACCATCACTCTGGAAAAAGGGAGGCATCTGCCAGCCCGTAGTTTTGACTTTGGAAGAGTTGGCTAGCCCCGCGAGCCTTTACAGCGTTCACCTCCAGGATGGCGATACGCCGCAAAAAGTTGAACAGGTATCAGGCCCGGCTTTGCAATCGCTCACCTTGCTCGGCAACAAGGTCAATGTGATAACTGGTATGGATACCGGCAGCCAGGAGCAAATCCAATTAATGATACAAGGTCGCAAACAGCGCTATCTTGCCAAGTTCAGTCAGCTCACCTTGGCTGGGGCAAACCATGGCGCTATGCAAGAGCCAGACGAAACCGGCAAGCTGGGCGGGATTTCAGACCTCACCCTTAAGTCTTCAGAGACTACGCTGGGTACCATACTTTCTGATCAGGCCGGCCCACAAACCATTGCGTTTTACTCTCCTAGCAATCGTCGCCTGCATTCTTTGCAGGCCACGCTAGACAATGGCTCAAATGCGTTCAATCTGAAAGATCAAATCACCCTGCAGAGCAATGGCCAAATCACGCTGCATACAGACAAAATCCGCTCGCAACTACAGCCATTGCAGCGCCATGAGCTTTATCTATTCGGCTATGACAGCCAAGGTGATAGCTTCAATCTTTCGTTTTACTTTTACTATGCCAACAATCGAATCCACGGTCAGCTTAAGCAGAATAACGCACAAATAGCGGCAGAATTAAAGGGGGCAGTAGTGGCGCTGAGAGGATTTGGTAATCGATTAAGCTGGGTCAGCCAACTATCCAGTGACGGAAAGTTTGATTTTGGCACAGTCCCAATTGACAACTACTTGGTTGAATTGATAGACCCCAATGAACGTCATGCGGCCAATGCCATGTTTTTAGTTACCACGCCAGGGAAGACCATTTTTGTTCCATTGGAACTTACACAGCCAGGTAGTGCTATGAAGAGCATGATTATTCCTCTAGGCCTAGACAGTTCCACTTACAAACGACCGCAACGTCATAAACATACGCAAGCCAAACCATCTCAGCCTCAACATCGAGCAGAGGAAATCGGTTCAGTGAATGTAATTGGTGGTCAACAAAATGTCACCATGCAACAGGAAAGAGAGGTGTTCATCCCTACAGGAATAAACAGAATCAACATTCTAACCAAGATTGACACAAAAGAATATCCTGGTTATAGCACAGATCCAAACAATAAGTTCAACGATTCTTGGAGTTACTGGTGGACATGCGCCGGACAGCAAAAAAATCAGGCAGGACAAGTTAACAATACTCATAGTCATACCGGCGAACTGACATATAGCCATGGCATTACGCTAGACCCTAAACGAACCTCTCCAATACAATGCCGAATTGGCGCGTCAACTGTAAATATTGGAGACAGCTCTCTGCCCACCAGTGTTGACATCCAAATTCTGGGCGCGGTTTTTTCCATAGAGAAATTCGAATACAAAAATGGATTGTGGTTAGATGACTCAAATGGTGGCAATAAAAATTACAACATCAGCCTGCCAACCAAAATGGGACAGCCATTTGGAGTAAATCGACCGTGGGAGATGGACATCACATTTAGCCCTATCAACGTGGACATCCGTAAAGTAGCACTTTACCTCAGCTATCAAAATAAACAATCATTACTCACGGAAAATGCGCCGTTTTCATTATTGCGTCCAGGATTGATACGAGTCAAATATGCAATCACTGACCCTTTACTTCTCAATCCAGCTCCAGGCCTAGCTCAGTTGCAAGCAACTCTTTTCACAGAAAAAGATGGAGTAACGCAAAGTTCTCAGCTTCAGCCTATGACCTTCCCGCTCACAAAAAAGGATACATTTCAGCCTCTATTTGAAATACGAAATGTATCCAACATGCCAGAAAACCGACGCTATGGTTCTCGTGATGATGCAACAGGTGGCGATGGCTGGCTGCGTAACGATATGCTGGCCATATTAAACTCCACAACTTTACCCTTGCTCGGCGATATATCAGGCCAGCATGCTTGGCAAAATGCCGCAGGCCGATCCATGGGTGTGCACAGCACGCACAAGGGTGGTTATGATGCTGACTTGCGTTATTGGGATGAAAACGGCCGCTGGGATAGTCCAATGAGAGGAGACAATGATGGAGCGGAAATCATACGCGTAGTGAATGCCGCCAGAGCGGAAGTGAAAAGTGGCTCAAGCACCCAGCCGAATCTTAATCGCTTGATTAACTGGATTCGCGCAAACCGTGCCGCACTCAGCGCCCTAGAAAGCCAATTAGCCATGAGATTACGAAAAATATACATAGGAGATAAAGCTTGGTTTAACAAACCATTGATAGAGGGGCGCTTTCCTGATGGCGTCAACATCCCACTACCTGGCATCAATCCTCCCAATAATCTTCTTGGTCCCTGGGTGAACAAGTCAGCCAAAATTGTACCGATGGTCAATCATAACCATCACTTCCATATTCGGCTCGTCCCTTAG
- a CDS encoding Xaa-Pro peptidase family protein translates to MIYDTAHFQEMSRRDHALRQQLREAGISHYLACGADSLYYLAGLSFEPLERPFFLLLEVDSGRRHLLVPQLEYAHLQSAWGVEWPDIHSYREYPAPKGQDWQTKLQPLLPADFAFDPSASWQLAAVLQELGGRACAALERVRLVKSDWEIARLERAAAYAAQGVNRLLARAYDGMSVAEGYALGSRLLRGIIQHEHHFDPLCTKVLLAPWPAPLSAQPHAIPRLTQKLEGGPHVVICVVRLDGYTAECERTFFTRPPTQESQERFTLMCRARSLAESLLRPGTPCAVIDQAVNRFLSEQGFADWRIRLHRTGHGLGLSNHEGPWLAEGSDDVLQAGMAVSIEPGLYIEKEGGYRHSDTYVITAGGARCLTLDAATSLKALTLHAPRPLSRAQGYFVRKAVSA, encoded by the coding sequence ATGATTTACGACACGGCGCACTTTCAGGAAATGTCCCGACGCGACCACGCCTTGCGCCAGCAACTGCGCGAGGCGGGCATCAGCCATTACCTGGCCTGCGGCGCGGACAGTTTGTATTACCTGGCCGGCTTGAGCTTTGAGCCGCTGGAGCGGCCTTTTTTTCTGCTGCTGGAGGTGGATAGCGGCCGCCGCCATCTGCTGGTGCCGCAGCTGGAATACGCCCACTTGCAATCGGCCTGGGGCGTGGAGTGGCCGGACATTCACAGCTACCGCGAATACCCGGCCCCCAAGGGCCAGGACTGGCAAACCAAGCTGCAGCCGCTGTTGCCGGCGGACTTTGCCTTTGACCCCAGCGCCAGCTGGCAGCTGGCGGCGGTACTGCAAGAGCTGGGCGGCCGCGCCTGCGCCGCGCTGGAGCGGGTGCGGCTGGTGAAATCAGACTGGGAGATTGCCCGGCTGGAACGCGCCGCCGCCTACGCGGCGCAAGGGGTGAACCGGCTGCTGGCCCGCGCGTACGACGGCATGTCCGTGGCGGAAGGCTATGCCCTGGGCTCGCGCCTGCTGCGCGGCATCATCCAGCATGAGCATCACTTTGACCCGCTGTGCACCAAGGTGCTGCTGGCGCCGTGGCCGGCGCCGCTCAGCGCCCAGCCCCACGCCATCCCCCGCCTGACGCAAAAGCTGGAGGGCGGCCCGCATGTGGTGATTTGCGTGGTGCGGCTGGACGGCTACACCGCCGAGTGCGAGCGCACCTTCTTTACCCGCCCGCCCACGCAAGAAAGCCAGGAGCGCTTCACCCTGATGTGCCGCGCCCGCAGCCTGGCGGAATCGCTGCTGCGCCCCGGCACGCCCTGCGCGGTGATCGATCAGGCGGTGAACCGCTTTCTATCCGAGCAAGGCTTTGCCGACTGGCGCATCCGCCTGCACCGCACCGGCCACGGCCTAGGCCTGTCCAACCACGAAGGCCCGTGGCTGGCCGAAGGCAGCGACGACGTGCTGCAAGCCGGCATGGCGGTATCGATAGAACCCGGCCTGTATATCGAAAAAGAAGGCGGCTACCGCCATTCCGACACCTACGTCATCACGGCCGGCGGCGCCCGCTGCCTGACCCTGGACGCCGCCACCAGCCTGAAAGCCCTCACCCTCCACGCCCCCCGCCCGCTCTCCCGCGCCCAAGGCTACTTCGTCCGCAAAGCCGTATCCGCCTAA
- a CDS encoding DUF2867 domain-containing protein: MTFSCDFSQVPMLSREAGRYPWQDHGWQPLDAAAPAADGAALLQAFSQSMPGWANRLMRWRNRLVAPLGLKTGTAGADAAPERYQEGQRFGVFRILHLGENAALLGQDDAHLDVRLLLQWRPGRLEICTLVRTHNLLGKCYMALVTPWHYLIDAACRRRMAARLNQRRT, translated from the coding sequence ATGACATTTTCTTGCGACTTTTCCCAAGTCCCCATGCTCAGCCGGGAGGCTGGGCGGTATCCCTGGCAAGACCATGGCTGGCAACCTTTGGATGCGGCCGCTCCGGCTGCGGACGGCGCGGCTTTGTTGCAGGCGTTCAGCCAGAGCATGCCAGGCTGGGCCAATCGCTTGATGCGATGGCGCAATCGTCTGGTCGCCCCGCTGGGATTGAAAACCGGCACGGCCGGCGCGGATGCGGCGCCGGAGCGCTATCAGGAGGGGCAGCGTTTCGGCGTGTTCCGCATCCTGCATCTGGGTGAGAACGCGGCGCTGCTGGGGCAGGATGACGCGCATCTGGATGTCCGGCTGCTGCTGCAGTGGCGGCCGGGGCGGCTGGAGATTTGCACCTTGGTGCGGACCCATAATCTGTTGGGCAAATGCTATATGGCCTTGGTGACGCCCTGGCACTATCTGATTGACGCCGCTTGCCGTCGGCGGATGGCGGCGCGGCTGAACCAACGCCGGACTTGA
- a CDS encoding DUF1484 domain-containing protein has protein sequence MSQPSLLAMHRLHDAFAALQDQLARKPQACARVPAAQLAHLCRDIEDAVVETICHLAHGQLGVQALIDLLTCLGDDVRLPSSRLIELLRPLDKRMEASLSRLTGVL, from the coding sequence TTGTCTCAGCCCAGCCTGCTGGCCATGCATAGGCTGCATGATGCCTTTGCCGCCTTGCAGGACCAGCTAGCCCGCAAACCGCAGGCCTGCGCCCGCGTGCCGGCGGCGCAGCTGGCGCATCTGTGCCGCGACATTGAGGACGCGGTGGTGGAAACCATCTGCCACCTGGCCCACGGCCAGCTGGGCGTGCAGGCCTTGATCGATCTGCTGACTTGCCTGGGCGACGACGTGCGCCTGCCGTCCAGCCGCTTGATCGAACTGTTGCGCCCGCTGGACAAGCGGATGGAAGCGTCGCTCAGCCGGCTGACCGGCGTGCTGTAA
- a CDS encoding DUF4031 domain-containing protein translates to MTVYVDNVRIKWRGRQWCHLVADSLDELHRFAVSIGLKKAWFQCNASYPHYDITIERREIALQLGALEGKRSDIIKCGKILKAEQSFIMFEKERQLTLF, encoded by the coding sequence ATGACGGTTTATGTCGATAACGTAAGAATCAAGTGGCGGGGGCGTCAATGGTGCCATTTGGTTGCAGATAGCTTAGATGAGCTGCATAGGTTTGCTGTCTCTATAGGATTAAAAAAAGCGTGGTTTCAATGTAATGCATCATATCCTCATTATGATATTACTATCGAGCGTCGCGAAATTGCATTGCAATTAGGGGCTCTCGAAGGTAAACGCTCAGATATTATTAAATGCGGTAAGATATTAAAAGCTGAGCAAAGTTTTATCATGTTTGAAAAGGAGAGGCAGTTGACTCTTTTTTAG
- a CDS encoding thymidylate synthase: protein MNIVGESLDDLLIKTYKKLLSKKAEFVNSVKATKGENREILGATLHLKDPRARVSRSETKGTIFSCLGELLWYLAGEDQLEFIEYYIEKYSQFAEENLVIHGAYGPRIFRGPQNQFDIVRNKLKSHDGTRKAVIQIFDAKDLLRSYKDVPCTCCLQFFVRNSKLDLIVFMRSSDAFMGLPHDIFAFTMIQEVMARSIGCDIGTYRHMAGSLHLYDKNFQSAKRYIEEGYQSNMPMPIMPVGDPWPSIKKVLDLEEKIRRGERILIPDDLDRYWSDLVRVLLFYSNSKAKRRTKRNVEMAESIISTISFPEVYNIYLETRKRKDSKKINTLDQPELDFFDFINGEKNEI, encoded by the coding sequence ATGAACATAGTAGGTGAGAGCCTAGATGATTTATTAATTAAGACTTATAAAAAACTCCTAAGTAAGAAAGCTGAATTTGTCAATAGCGTTAAGGCTACAAAGGGAGAGAATAGAGAAATACTAGGAGCAACATTACATCTTAAAGATCCACGCGCAAGAGTTAGCAGGTCAGAAACTAAAGGTACTATATTTAGTTGCTTAGGGGAGCTGCTATGGTATTTAGCTGGAGAAGATCAGTTAGAATTTATCGAATATTATATTGAAAAGTACAGTCAATTTGCAGAGGAAAATTTGGTAATTCATGGCGCATATGGGCCAAGAATTTTCCGTGGCCCACAAAATCAGTTTGATATTGTTAGAAATAAGCTTAAATCTCATGATGGTACTAGAAAAGCTGTTATACAAATATTCGATGCTAAGGATCTACTGAGGTCTTACAAGGATGTTCCCTGTACATGTTGCTTACAGTTTTTTGTGAGAAACTCGAAATTAGATTTGATTGTGTTTATGCGATCTAGTGATGCATTCATGGGGCTTCCACATGATATTTTCGCATTTACGATGATACAGGAAGTTATGGCTAGATCTATTGGGTGCGATATTGGAACATATCGCCATATGGCAGGTAGCTTGCATTTATATGATAAAAATTTTCAATCTGCAAAAAGGTATATTGAAGAGGGGTATCAGTCCAATATGCCAATGCCAATAATGCCTGTAGGAGATCCTTGGCCGAGCATAAAAAAAGTTTTAGATTTAGAAGAGAAAATACGTAGAGGAGAGCGGATTCTAATACCAGATGATCTGGACCGATATTGGTCAGATCTAGTCAGGGTATTGTTATTTTACTCAAACTCGAAAGCTAAAAGAAGAACAAAGAGAAATGTAGAGATGGCTGAAAGTATAATTAGTACTATCAGCTTTCCTGAAGTATATAATATTTATTTGGAGACGCGGAAGAGAAAAGATAGTAAAAAAATAAATACTTTAGATCAGCCAGAGTTGGATTTCTTTGATTTTATAAATGGTGAAAAAAATGAAATTTAG
- a CDS encoding FMN-binding negative transcriptional regulator, whose amino-acid sequence MYCPNAFKETRRKVLHQLIRDYPLAQLITIGIDGPMANPVPFSLHPGEASGVLRAHLPRQHPQLETLLKGGQTLLIFQGPQCYVSPSWYPSKAEHGRVVPTWNYATVQVRGVARVIDDAAWVRDQIDYLTHQLEHQRDDAWQVEDAPADFTAGLLKALVGVEIPIQAIEGKWKVSQNRSPADRQGVRDGLEAEGRCPEMLAAMGHRG is encoded by the coding sequence ATGTACTGCCCCAATGCATTCAAAGAAACCCGCCGCAAAGTCCTGCATCAGTTGATCCGCGATTACCCGCTGGCCCAGTTGATCACAATAGGCATCGACGGGCCGATGGCCAACCCGGTTCCGTTCTCGCTCCACCCTGGCGAAGCGTCCGGCGTGCTGCGCGCCCACTTGCCGCGCCAACATCCGCAATTGGAAACACTGCTCAAGGGCGGTCAGACGCTACTGATCTTTCAAGGCCCGCAGTGCTATGTCTCGCCCAGCTGGTATCCGTCCAAGGCCGAGCACGGCAGGGTTGTGCCTACCTGGAATTACGCCACGGTTCAGGTTCGCGGCGTCGCGCGCGTGATCGACGACGCTGCCTGGGTCCGCGATCAGATCGACTACCTGACGCATCAACTTGAACACCAGCGCGATGACGCCTGGCAGGTGGAGGATGCCCCGGCGGACTTTACCGCGGGGCTGCTCAAAGCCTTGGTCGGCGTGGAGATTCCCATCCAAGCCATTGAGGGAAAATGGAAGGTCAGCCAGAACCGCAGCCCAGCCGACCGGCAAGGCGTGCGGGATGGATTGGAGGCAGAAGGGCGTTGCCCGGAAATGCTGGCGGCGATGGGCCATCGCGGCTAA
- a CDS encoding helix-turn-helix domain-containing protein yields the protein MHDSTIPWQDAPSLLIRPHPTRTEGPIGYLFRLAEANFMSLRDLEQLGIAFTPEALRQQQLLPPDPLYPELHSHVRHVAELVRHQPSIWNRRFARHCPYCLAEEARWRIGWELLFFDTCPRHGTWLVDHCSSCGESLTWHRDSLLRCNCGADLRQEIPEEAPVAAILLAETLEQMLLQQMVPQAHGYPFQGLTLGQVQRLIRYLGTYLNPVATLKPLKIMNAGLLEVSWPITSLAAEMLVFWPDKFHAALDALQTSSGDPQISLNTVFEEAYRYLYDGGLRDGVYHPVREAFEQWVTQRWKGGVARRNRRFTLEVLENIQWIPGKAAANRLGISMARLRYLIRSGQLEGQETISSKGRRFLMVRKDRLIQVEEELAGEITMTKAMEVLGLGKVRMRRILKLLFPSARRVNDQTLLPWCISSSEVYQLAEFGEELPRIYSLDEDETSLADVLHYWQWNADEVVSLVEEVQAGKLAVCATLIGKTGITRWVFKRKALQQWRASLPTDRANWVTIPELAEVLGVKQQVAYWLTQNDYIRSHKLGNQKHQGSRVRKADVDRFLRQYIFGTEIADLTGRSPRKVMNMLKHLAIYPLRGTSIEACRQLVYTRTDALGRFIERYQVGDPIKWRDTVQRRLKAWERIIQEDGTPVPPPSHFRLEPR from the coding sequence ATGCATGACAGCACCATCCCCTGGCAAGATGCCCCCAGCTTGCTGATCCGGCCTCACCCAACCCGAACCGAGGGGCCTATCGGCTACCTGTTCCGACTGGCCGAGGCTAACTTCATGAGCCTGCGAGACCTAGAACAGCTCGGCATCGCCTTCACCCCGGAGGCCTTGCGGCAGCAACAGCTGCTGCCCCCTGACCCGCTTTATCCAGAGCTGCACAGCCATGTTCGCCACGTGGCCGAGTTGGTGCGACATCAGCCCAGCATTTGGAACCGACGCTTCGCCCGGCACTGCCCGTACTGCCTGGCGGAGGAAGCTAGGTGGCGGATCGGCTGGGAGCTGCTGTTTTTCGACACCTGCCCCAGACACGGCACCTGGCTGGTGGACCATTGCTCCAGTTGCGGCGAGTCGCTGACCTGGCACCGGGACAGCCTGCTCCGTTGCAACTGCGGCGCCGATCTGCGTCAGGAGATCCCGGAAGAAGCGCCTGTGGCCGCCATTCTGCTGGCAGAAACGCTGGAACAGATGCTGTTACAGCAAATGGTCCCACAAGCGCATGGCTATCCTTTCCAAGGACTTACTCTGGGGCAGGTACAGCGCCTAATCCGCTACCTGGGTACTTATCTGAATCCGGTTGCCACGCTCAAACCACTCAAAATCATGAATGCGGGCTTGCTGGAAGTGTCCTGGCCCATCACCTCATTGGCTGCGGAGATGCTGGTTTTCTGGCCCGACAAGTTCCACGCCGCCCTCGACGCCCTGCAAACGTCCAGCGGGGATCCACAGATCAGCCTGAACACCGTGTTTGAGGAGGCTTATCGCTACCTTTACGATGGCGGACTGCGCGATGGCGTTTACCACCCAGTTCGCGAAGCTTTCGAGCAATGGGTGACGCAACGTTGGAAAGGCGGCGTAGCGAGACGGAATCGCCGGTTCACCCTCGAGGTCCTGGAAAACATCCAGTGGATTCCAGGCAAGGCCGCCGCCAACCGACTTGGCATCTCCATGGCGCGGCTGCGCTACCTGATCCGATCCGGACAACTGGAGGGGCAGGAAACCATCAGCAGTAAAGGCCGCCGCTTCCTGATGGTACGCAAAGACCGGCTGATCCAGGTGGAGGAAGAGCTCGCCGGGGAAATCACCATGACCAAGGCTATGGAGGTACTGGGCCTGGGCAAAGTGCGGATGCGACGGATCCTGAAGCTGCTGTTCCCCTCCGCCCGCCGGGTCAACGATCAGACCTTGCTGCCGTGGTGCATTTCAAGCTCGGAGGTCTACCAGTTGGCCGAGTTCGGCGAGGAACTGCCGCGGATTTACTCCCTCGACGAAGATGAAACTTCGCTGGCCGACGTGCTGCACTATTGGCAGTGGAATGCCGACGAAGTCGTGTCGCTGGTTGAGGAGGTCCAGGCCGGCAAACTGGCCGTCTGCGCCACTCTCATCGGCAAGACCGGGATCACGCGCTGGGTGTTCAAGCGCAAGGCCCTGCAGCAGTGGCGAGCCAGTCTCCCCACGGATCGAGCCAACTGGGTCACCATCCCGGAATTAGCCGAAGTGTTGGGCGTGAAGCAGCAGGTGGCGTACTGGCTGACGCAGAACGATTACATCCGCTCGCACAAGCTGGGCAACCAGAAGCACCAAGGCTCCAGGGTGCGCAAAGCGGATGTCGACCGCTTCCTGCGGCAGTACATCTTCGGCACCGAGATCGCAGACCTGACCGGCCGCTCTCCCAGAAAAGTGATGAACATGCTCAAACACTTAGCCATCTACCCGCTGCGCGGCACCAGCATCGAAGCTTGCCGCCAACTGGTATATACTCGCACCGATGCGCTTGGGCGTTTTATAGAAAGGTACCAGGTGGGGGACCCGATCAAGTGGCGGGACACGGTGCAGCGGCGACTGAAGGCCTGGGAGAGGATAATCCAGGAAGATGGGACGCCCGTACCGCCTCCGTCCCACTTTCGTCTAGAACCCCGTTGA
- a CDS encoding ImmA/IrrE family metallo-endopeptidase: protein MSESSEFNPHWTSSPGATITDLINIKNIEKTELANFINLGLRETDQLLRGDVVITVRIAELLSKHLGGSSDFWLIRESNYREDLIKIEQLKEKESLTQWAKKFPVREMRKRGWLDDKLDSLESILSFFSARSAEEWENIYSRKIAASAFRASKKLDEDIYSTIAWIRQGEVCAEKITCRPWSKEILNDSISRLRNLTIIKDPLAYLPIVQKILAECGVAFVIEKTITGCRVSGVTTFLSNNKAMILQSGRYGTNDHFWFTLFHEIGHLILHSSKSTFLDYDSLSNQHHPHEIEANIFSQNTLIPPHYQEQLINLQPNYRSILKFAKKINIAPGIIVGQLQYRGLLPRHHLNKLKEKISINL from the coding sequence ATGAGCGAAAGTAGTGAATTCAATCCACACTGGACCTCCTCACCAGGAGCCACTATCACGGACTTAATCAATATCAAAAATATTGAAAAGACTGAGTTAGCTAACTTTATCAATTTAGGGCTACGCGAAACTGATCAACTACTGAGAGGTGATGTTGTCATTACTGTGAGAATTGCAGAACTACTGTCTAAGCACCTTGGTGGTAGCTCTGATTTTTGGCTAATACGAGAAAGTAATTATCGAGAAGATTTGATAAAAATTGAACAACTAAAAGAAAAGGAATCCCTAACTCAATGGGCAAAAAAATTCCCAGTTCGAGAAATGAGAAAAAGAGGATGGCTAGATGATAAGCTAGACTCTCTTGAAAGCATCTTATCCTTCTTTTCAGCACGCTCAGCAGAAGAATGGGAAAATATCTACAGTAGAAAAATCGCTGCCAGTGCATTTCGGGCTTCAAAAAAACTAGATGAAGATATTTACTCAACAATTGCTTGGATAAGGCAAGGTGAAGTTTGTGCAGAAAAAATTACATGCCGCCCTTGGAGTAAGGAAATTCTTAACGATAGCATTTCACGGTTACGGAATCTAACAATTATAAAAGATCCACTAGCTTACCTACCCATCGTTCAAAAGATACTTGCCGAATGCGGCGTTGCATTCGTCATTGAAAAAACAATTACCGGCTGTCGCGTCAGTGGCGTCACTACTTTTTTAAGTAATAATAAAGCCATGATCCTACAAAGCGGCCGCTATGGAACCAATGATCACTTTTGGTTCACGCTTTTTCATGAAATCGGACATCTCATCTTGCATAGTTCTAAGTCAACATTCTTAGATTATGACTCACTTTCAAATCAACACCACCCTCACGAAATAGAAGCTAATATCTTTTCTCAAAACACCTTGATACCGCCACACTATCAAGAACAACTTATAAACTTACAGCCAAATTATAGATCCATATTAAAGTTTGCAAAAAAGATTAATATAGCACCAGGCATTATTGTAGGACAACTTCAATATCGTGGCCTTTTACCAAGACATCATTTAAATAAACTGAAAGAAAAAATCAGTATTAACCTCTGA